The Streptomyces sp. NBC_01689 genome includes a window with the following:
- a CDS encoding cytochrome ubiquinol oxidase subunit I, producing MEMALAPETLARWQFGITTVYHFLFVPLTISLAALTAILETAWVRTGKEHYLRATKFWGKLFLINIAMGVVTGIVQEFQFGMNWSDYSRFVGDVFGAPLAFEALIAFFFESTFIGLWIFGWDKLPKKIHLACIWMVSIGTVLSAYFIMAANSFMQHPVGYRLVKKADGSVRAELTDFPKVLFQETALVNFWHVISASILVGGAFMTGIAVFHLRKKRHIRTMRMSLRLGLVTALVGTLLTVVSADTLGKVMYEQQPMKMSAAEALWDSQQPAPFSLFAYGDVAEGHNTVAIEIPGVLSFLAKNDLNAEIPGINDINKAEQEKFGPGDYRPNIPTAYWAYRWMIGFGGVSMALCTAGLWLTRRKLWLAPEHRTGDEEVPKLMLTRSVELAPKLGGWWWRLSQWTLIFPLIGISWGWIFTETGRQPWVVYGLLRTKDAVSPGVSQGEVLTSLIVFTLIYAVLAVIEVKLMLKYVRQGPPELTEADLNPPTRIGGDSQDADKPMAFSY from the coding sequence GTGGAAATGGCCCTGGCGCCGGAGACCCTGGCGCGTTGGCAGTTCGGCATCACCACCGTCTACCACTTCCTCTTCGTCCCTCTGACGATCTCGCTCGCCGCTCTCACGGCGATTCTGGAGACCGCCTGGGTGCGGACGGGCAAGGAGCACTACCTCAGGGCGACCAAGTTCTGGGGAAAGCTGTTCCTGATCAATATCGCCATGGGTGTCGTCACCGGCATCGTGCAGGAGTTCCAGTTCGGCATGAACTGGTCGGACTACTCGCGCTTCGTCGGTGACGTCTTCGGTGCCCCGCTCGCCTTCGAGGCCCTGATCGCCTTCTTCTTCGAGTCCACCTTCATCGGGCTGTGGATCTTCGGCTGGGACAAGCTGCCGAAGAAGATCCACCTCGCCTGCATCTGGATGGTCTCCATAGGCACCGTTCTGTCGGCGTACTTCATCATGGCCGCCAACTCCTTCATGCAGCATCCGGTCGGCTACCGGCTCGTGAAGAAGGCGGACGGTTCGGTCAGGGCCGAGCTCACGGACTTCCCCAAGGTGCTCTTCCAGGAGACGGCGCTCGTCAACTTCTGGCACGTCATCAGCGCTTCCATCCTGGTCGGCGGCGCCTTCATGACCGGCATCGCCGTCTTCCACCTCCGTAAGAAGCGGCACATCCGCACCATGCGGATGTCGCTGAGGCTCGGCCTGGTCACCGCCCTCGTGGGCACGCTCCTCACCGTCGTCAGCGCCGACACCCTCGGCAAGGTGATGTACGAGCAGCAGCCGATGAAGATGTCGGCCGCCGAGGCCCTCTGGGACTCGCAGCAGCCCGCGCCCTTCTCGCTCTTCGCCTACGGCGACGTCGCCGAGGGCCACAACACGGTGGCCATCGAGATACCCGGGGTCCTCTCCTTCCTCGCGAAGAACGATCTCAACGCCGAGATCCCCGGCATCAACGACATCAACAAGGCCGAACAGGAGAAGTTCGGCCCCGGTGACTACCGCCCCAACATCCCCACGGCCTACTGGGCGTACCGCTGGATGATCGGCTTCGGCGGGGTCTCGATGGCCCTGTGCACGGCCGGCCTCTGGCTGACCCGGCGGAAGCTCTGGCTGGCGCCGGAACACCGCACCGGGGACGAGGAAGTGCCGAAGCTCATGCTCACCCGGAGCGTGGAACTGGCGCCGAAGCTGGGCGGCTGGTGGTGGCGGCTGTCCCAGTGGACGCTGATCTTCCCGCTCATCGGCATCTCCTGGGGCTGGATCTTCACGGAGACGGGACGTCAGCCGTGGGTGGTCTACGGGCTGCTGAGGACCAAGGACGCGGTCTCGCCGGGAGTCTCCCAGGGCGAGGTGCTGACCTCGCTGATCGTGTTCACCCTCATCTACGCGGTTCTCGCGGTCATCGAGGTGAAGCTGATGCTCAAGTACGTCCGGCAGGGGCCACCCGAGCTCACCGAGGCCGACCTCAACCCGCCCACCAGGATCGGCGGCGACTCCCAGGACGCCGACAAGCCGATGGCCTTCTCCTACTAG
- the hisC gene encoding histidinol-phosphate transaminase: protein MSETSPKLRAELAGIPTYKPGKPAAAGAVAYKLSSNENPYPPLPGVIESVTAAAASFNRYPDMACTGLMDELSERFAVPLSHLATGTGSVGVAQQLLQATCGPGDEVIYAWRSFEAYPIITQISGATSVRVPLRSDEVHDLDAMADAITDRTRLIFVCNPNNPTGTVVRRAELERFLDRVPGDVLVVLDEAYREFIRDPEVPDGVTIYRDRPNVCVLRTFSKAYGLAGLRVGFAIAHEPVAAALRKTAVPFGVSQLAQDAAVASLRAEDELLGRVGSLVCERIRVVEALRGQGWTVPETQANFVWLRLGERTLDFAAACEQAGVVVRPFAGEGARVTIGEAEANDIFLKVTEGFPRS from the coding sequence GTGAGCGAGACGAGCCCCAAGCTGCGTGCCGAGCTGGCGGGTATCCCCACCTACAAGCCGGGCAAGCCCGCCGCGGCCGGTGCGGTGGCGTACAAGCTGTCCTCGAACGAGAACCCCTATCCGCCCCTGCCCGGTGTCATCGAGAGCGTGACCGCGGCGGCGGCCTCGTTCAACCGCTACCCGGACATGGCCTGCACGGGCCTGATGGACGAACTGTCGGAACGCTTCGCGGTCCCTCTTTCGCATCTGGCCACCGGCACCGGATCGGTGGGGGTGGCCCAGCAGCTGCTGCAGGCCACCTGTGGTCCCGGGGACGAGGTCATCTACGCCTGGCGGTCCTTCGAGGCGTACCCGATCATCACCCAGATCAGCGGGGCCACCTCGGTGCGGGTGCCGCTCAGGTCCGACGAGGTGCACGACCTGGACGCCATGGCCGACGCGATCACCGACCGGACCCGGCTGATCTTCGTCTGCAACCCGAACAACCCGACGGGCACCGTGGTGCGCCGGGCCGAGCTGGAACGGTTCCTCGACCGGGTGCCCGGTGACGTGCTGGTGGTCCTGGACGAGGCCTACCGCGAGTTCATCCGTGACCCCGAGGTCCCGGACGGTGTGACGATCTACCGCGACCGGCCCAACGTCTGTGTGCTGCGGACCTTTTCCAAGGCGTACGGGCTCGCGGGCCTGCGGGTCGGCTTCGCGATCGCCCACGAGCCGGTGGCGGCGGCGCTGCGCAAGACGGCCGTGCCTTTCGGGGTGAGCCAGCTCGCCCAAGATGCGGCGGTCGCCTCGCTGCGGGCCGAGGACGAGCTGCTCGGCCGGGTCGGCTCGCTGGTGTGCGAGCGCATCCGGGTGGTCGAGGCGCTCCGGGGCCAGGGCTGGACGGTCCCCGAGACCCAGGCCAACTTCGTCTGGCTCCGGCTGGGGGAGCGCACGCTCGACTTCGCGGCCGCCTGTGAGCAGGCCGGGGTCGTCGTGCGCCCGTTCGCCGGCGAAGGGGCGCGCGTGACGATCGGCGAGGCCGAGGCGAACGACATCTTCCTGAAGGTGACCGAGGGCTTCCCCAGGTCCTAG